One genomic segment of Calonectris borealis chromosome 18, bCalBor7.hap1.2, whole genome shotgun sequence includes these proteins:
- the LOC142090381 gene encoding uncharacterized protein KIAA1671-like, with protein sequence MATRVEINSTLASLTTVPDLNEIRNEDKSQRVYVSVLSDASSKTKEASASLTLEEKNKFGSTLRSATMPSLGSRPRLFPKPFSKEKSSDTFANVKPPIPAFRSSSFIRKATEETSSVKVLSGNVPPLVDQKAIENENKAGSEVVTNMTFYTGPSANTVILFETAGTEQSKVSLAQEKRAADDHRVFSTMQTKELQCNAKLEKPSQPSETSRNPEGSLHRQISLSTSLRPVSWNSLKTGEKKDAYEVRPGEKNNDDANNINSKVDFSIDVQQRPKHRPVSAIFLESLRDQNHRTVEASEEESPTEKSWARKPRPLSMDLTAKFEHKDLSSCKKTCSSHESKQDVSITSSTDVGCHDQSEMGPKTEETEFNKGSSSKTNLKCSSQDIGILNNGKYIWETKLKSKSEQTETNPEIMTNLHGSERSHETTSESRTNKGGGRPDQKETSMFLGCESPAASAEKENNIVRGSVKKHINLFTSENPSTSMDTELLPSTAEKENRCVNIQQRIKELTTENTDVKPGNLRRSLQSRPLSADLTKMFSSPTSSNEAKPEKPAETRNDSTNEMQENQKSKEIKLAYGTDFTEAHATGNPWKPRQILKITNKPDQIERKGSFLGDGRHFSQQSEKSVSFTGNLEKKLKPTALMEKTYIKTVRATMFDHNVQRHNVAADHPGTDFALKMNNELEAKHDVVTSGHNRRSWMGEVEETTSTKKEYHKQSDSSKHIADVEKSGKLACSSEDKKMTLGILLEKSLVEKTEKPTPKNAEDSLFYQRIEPRYEIFQTCGERALSEAITMAPEKKAMTLRSRKSSVKENKNNEDVLHTGQSTRANSKTLFLKEDSIISEARDTKVFTSKSALREPNDFFSNECTSPEEKKGSDKTETDPISIAEKIPYSTNKSKCLGMNEKVNQLYSEIKNNKSEVSSMDKTERSNMMKCSSEKRSFRPGGTDSYEFRTSFDREVISTSVNKHGAQSSSVLSSEQFCKSSSSHHPDTKVLTNKEESGAFGLRTSLDLNCKEQDFSLDSTAHENSEKIKVIDPEEKVRRTRSSISDLKISERWRRRTLPQDSIKTEEVVWLTPENIKRLSRTDSLQLDEGSVKKRSKKSKEGVEGNEANQTVLGCPDDYLKNQSSAFEPKATYFAVTYQIPGNKKEKSFVGTSSASETNTISSSSEGAPINLDPVFRGRSKPLLQQPNKNLTSTNCREDSWEVHVNKDWVKEENKDIFSKNIAVGNFPVSRKDNQQYHERGLDPSKEKIIDVDAFLLKQDLENTAQTDLKSSRRKVSSYHEPRSPLRFAQLHKDSELVPQKRSENNYGLSGRKAEDGYRSQILDIDALMAEYKEESMKASNVPDKLSEEYSSFSREKSKNKRNVSDRTTSSYSWKEWKASDHYSVNNKQGNCAEEYHRPDKLILNEKSKEKLESCSPEFDKQKSKDRKFSPPYWGNPSSFFSDKFVNSPVEFTRKKTFIVDEDEEVNLTSRNQSSKFVIDKVQPINAVGTDQRLEVNFASKLSIKADDGLLQKKLVTKEQFLEVSPEGDWSKNVARSSITRNEDNANKTMCGNDSSNVKSKTDWKNYTSGLGSAAPDLRRSYSEKSRQGKDNLPFMQEVRGRKDLYRSRQSFPLESADNGWKHKMSSQSESFFHEDKKASRKEWTKQSSGKTDGTDFSLVSAQRSRHSFYKDRRADNGTRGLQVKCSSSGEFGLFTELAIIIQSLKVVICHQLTVQICKEVVDEAEYVGEKCCQK encoded by the exons ATGGCAACAAGAGTAGAAATAAATTCTACTTTGGCGTCTTTGACGACAGTACCTGActtaaatgaaatcagaaatgagGATAAATCACAGCGTGTGTATGTAAGTGTGCTTTCAGATGCAAGTAGCAAGACAAAGGAGGCTTCAGCATCACTAACTCTTGAAGAGAAGAACAAGTTTGGGAGTACTTTGAGATCTGCAACAATGCCGTCACTAGGATCACGGCCAAGACTTTTCCCAAAGCCTTTTTCTAAAGAGAAATCTTCAGATACTTTTGCAAATGTAAAACCACCTATTCCGGCTTTCAGATCAAGTAGTTTTATAAGAAAGGCCACTGAAGAAACATCATCTGTTAAGGTATTAAGTGGAAATGTTCCTCCGTTAGTAGATCAGAAagcaattgaaaatgaaaataaggcTGGCAGTGAAGTAGTCACAAACATGACTTTCTACACTGGTCCCAGTGCGAATACGGTCATTCTTTTTGAGACAGCAGGCACAGAGCAATCAAAGGTAAGCCTTGCCCAAGAAAAAAGGGCTGCTGATGACCACAGAGTGTTTAGTACTATGCAAACAAAAGAGCTTCAGTGCAATGCGAAGCTGGAGAAACCATCTCAGCCATCTGAAACATCCAGGAATCCTGAAGGGTCTCTTCATAGGCAGATATCGCTTTCCACCAGTCTTAGACCAGTCTCTTGGAACTCCCTCAAAACTGgtgaaaaaaaagatgcttatGAAGTTCGTCCAGGGGAGAAAAACAATGACGATGCAAATAATATCAACAGTAAAGTTGATTTCTCTATTGATGTGCAGCAAAGGCCAAAACATAGACCAGTATCTGCTATTTTTCTGGAATCATTACGAGATCAAAACCATCGCACCGTCGAAGCTTCTGAGGAAGAATCTCCTACAGAGAAATCCTGGGCTAGAAAACCAAGGCCTTTGTCCATGGACCTGACAGCTAAGTTTGAACATAAAGATCTTTCTTCTTGCAAGAAGACTTGTTCATCTCACGAAAGCAAGCAGGATGTATCGATAACTTCTTCTACTGACGTGGGCTGTCACGATCAGTCTGAAATGGGGCCAAAAACTGAAGAAACTGAATTTAATAAAGGCAGTTCTTCTAAAACAAATTTGAAGTGCAGTAGTCAGGACATAGGCATCCTAAATAATGGAAAATACATATGGGAAACGAAGCTTAAATCTAAAAGTGAACAAACTGAGACAAACCCAGAAATAATGACTAACTTGCATGGCTCTGAAAGAAGCCATGAAACCACTAGTGAAAGCAGAACTAATAAGGGGGGGGGAAGGCCAGATCAAAAGGAAACGTCTATGTTTCTAGGCTGTGAAAGCCCTGCAGCTTCTGCGGAAAAAGAGAATAATATCGTAAGAGGTAGTgttaaaaaacacattaatttgtttacttcagaaaatCCCAGTACCTCAATGGATACAGAACTTCTCCCATCAACtgctgagaaggaaaacagatgtgTGAACATCCAACAGAGAATCAAAGAACTGACAACAGAAAATACTGATGTTAAGCCAGGAAATCTACGCAGATCTCTTCAATCACGACCACTTTCTGCAGACTTAACAAAGAT GTTTTCAAGTCCGACATCAAGCAATGAAGCAAAGCCTGAGAAACCTGCTGAAACTAGAAACGACTCTACcaatgaaatgcaagaaaatcaaaaa AGTAAGGAGATCAAGCTTGCATATGGCACAGATTTCACTGAAGCACATGCTACTGGGAACCCTTGGAAACCCcggcagattttaaaaataacaaataaacctGATCAGATAGAGAGGAAAGGAAGCTTCCTTGGAGATGGTCGGCATTTTTCTCAGCAAAGTGAAAAATCTGTCTCATTCACAGGCAActtggaaaaaaagttaaaaccaacCGCACTTATGGAAAAGACGTACATTAAAACTGTCCGAGCCACCATGTTTGACCATAATGTTCAGAGGCATAACGTTGCTGCTGATCATCCTGGGACtgattttgcactgaaaatgaaTAATGAGCTTGAGGCAAAGCACGACGTGGTGACTTCAGGGCATAACAGACGGTCGTGGATGGGAGAAGTGGAGGAAACCACTAGTACAAAGAAGGAGTATCACAAGCAATCTGATTCATCAAAACATATAGCAGATgtggaaaaaagtggaaaactgGCTTGTTCAAGTGAAGACAAGAAAATGACTCTGGGAATTCTCTTAGAAAAATCTTTGGTTGAGAAAACTGAAAAACCCACTCCTAAAAATGCAGAAGACTCTCTATTTTACCAAAGAATAGAGCCAAGATATGAAATCTTTCAGACGTGTGGTGAAAGAGCTCTTAGTGAAGCCATTACAATGGCTCCTGAAAAAAAGGCCATGACACTCAGAAGTAGAAAATCATCtgtgaaagagaataaaaacaacGAGGATGTTTTACACACTGGTCAATCGACTAGGGCAAATAGTAAAACTCTCTTCTTGAAAGAAGATAGCATTATTTCAGAAGCTAGAGACACAAAGGTTTTTACAAGCAAGTCTGCACTGAGAGAACCGAATGATTTTTTCTCCAATGAGTGCACTTcacctgaagagaaaaaaggctcCGATAAAACTGAAACTGATCCGATATCAATAGCTGAGAAAATACCCTATTCTACAAATAAAAGTAAATGTTTGGGAATGAATGAAAAAGTAAACCAActatattctgaaattaaaaataataagagtGAGGTCTCTTCCATGGATAAAACGGAGAGGTCTAATATGATGAAATGCTCTTCTGAGAAAAGAAGTTTTAGACCAGGTGGGACAGACAGCTATGAATTCAGAACCAGCTTTGATCGTGAAGTTATTTCAACAAGTGTAAACAAACATGGGGCCCAGTCTTCTTCAGTGCTTTCAAGTGAACAATTTTGTAAATCTTCCAGTAGCCACCATCCTGATACAAAAGTACTAACCAATAAAGAGGAATCTGGGGCCTTCGGTTTGAGGACAAGTCTAGACTTAAATTGCAAAGAACAAGACTTTAGCTTAGATAGTACAGCtcatgaaaacagtgaaaaaatcaaagtaataGATCCAGAAGAAAAAGTCAGGAGAACCAGAAGTAGCATTTCTGACTTGAAGATTTCTgaaaggtggaggaggaggacctTGCCTCAGGATTCTATCAAGACAGAAGAAGTCGTCTGGCTCACTCCTGAAAATATCAAAAGGCTGAGTCGGACAGATTCATTGCAATTGGATGAAGGTTCagttaaaaagagaagcaaaaaaagcaaagaaggggTGGAAGGGAATGAAGCAAACCAAACTGTTCTTGGCTGTCCTGATGATTACTTGAAAAATCAGAGTTCTGCCTTTGAGCCAAAGGCAACTTATTTTGCAGTGACTTACCAGATTCCTggtaacaaaaaagagaaaagctttgtTGGCACTTCTAGTGCAAGTGAAACTAATACAATTTCTAGCTCAAGTGAGGGAGCACCAATTAATCTGGACCCTGTTTTTCGTGGAAGGTCCAAACCTTTATTGCAACAACCAAATAAAAATCTGACAAGTACAAATTGTAGAGAAGACTCATGGGAAGTGCATGTTAACAAGGATTGggtcaaagaagaaaacaaagatattttttccaaaaacattgCAGTTGGTAATTTTCCTGTATCTAGGAAAGATAACCAACAGTATCATGAAAGAGGTCTGGATCCTTCTAAAGAGAAAATTATAGATGTTGATGCTTTCCTGTTAAAACAGGATCTGGAAAATACAGCTCAAACTGATCTCAAAAGTAGCAGAAGAAAAGTCTCCTCTTACCATGAACCCAGATCCCCCCTGCGTTTTGCACAGTTACATAAAGACAGTGAGCTAGTTCCCCAGAAAAGGAGTGAAAATAATTATGGTTTATCTGGAAGGAAGGCTGAGGATGGTTACAGATCCCAAATTCTCGATATTGATGCGCTTATGGCAGAATATAAAGAAGAATCAATGAAGGCCAGTAACGTTCCAGACAAGCTCTCTGAAGAGTACAGTTCATTTAGCAGGGAGaaatcaaagaacaaaagaaatgtgtCAGATAGGACGACTTCTTCCTATAGCTGGAAAGAGTGGAAGGCATCAGATCACTATTCTGTTAATAACAAACAAGGTAACTGTGCAGAAGAGTACCACAGGCCAGATAAATTAATTCTAAatgaaaagagcaaagagaaactAGAATCATGCAGCCCTGAATTTGATAAACAGAAGTCCAAAGACAGAAAGTTCAGTCCTCCTTACTGGGGAAATCCTAGCAGCTTTTTTTCAGATAAGTTTGTAAATTCACCTGTGGAGTTCACTAGGAAGAAAACTTTCATTGTTGATGAAGATGAAGAAGTGAACTTAACTTCCAGGAATCAAAGTTCAAAATTTGTAATTGATAAGGTACAGCCTATAAATGCAGTTGGTACAGACCAAAGGTTGGAAGTTAATTTTGCTTCTAAGTTGTCCATAAAGGCAGATGATGGCCTCTTACAGAAGAAGTTGGTCACAAAAGAACAGTTCTTGGAGGTGTCTCCAGAAGGTGATTGGAGCAAAAATGTAGCAAGGAGCTCTATAACGAGGAACGAAGACAATGCAAATAAGACGATGTGTGGGAACGACTCTTCCAATGTGAAAAGTAAAACTGATTGGAAGAACTATACATCTGGTTTAGGAAGTGCAGCCCCAGATTTAAGACGATCCTATTCAGAAAAGAGCCGCCAAGGAAAAGACAATCTACCGTTTATGCAAGAAGTGAGGGGAAGAAAGGATCTATACCGATCCAGGCAAAGCTTCCCTTTGGAAAGTGCCGATAATGGATGGAAACACAAGATGTCATCTCAGTCAGAATCATTCTTCCATGAGGATAAAAAG GCTTCTAGGAAAGAATGGACCAAGCAGAGTTCAGGCAAAACAGACGGAACAGACTTTTCATTGGTTTCTGCTCAGAGAAGCCGCCACAGTTTTTATAAGGACAGAAGGGCAGATAATGGGACG CGTGGACTTCAGGTTAAATGTTCATCTTCGGGGGAGTTTGGGTTATTTACAGAATTGGCAATTATCATTCAATCCCTAAAAGTTGTTATATGCCATCAGCTTACAGTACAAATATGCAAAGAGGTCGTTGACGAGGCAGAATATGTGGGAGAAAAGTGCTGTCAGAAATAG